Proteins co-encoded in one Flavobacterium sp. M31R6 genomic window:
- a CDS encoding glycosyltransferase: protein MKTKKSKIILLMSSYPPRQCGLATFSSDVVNSVKLIFGDSLPIEVCALQKEENQFEYGLDVHYALTVSSIDEYRILAEKINNRDDIGMICIEHEFGLYEGDYGNYLLSFLLAINKPIATVFHTVLPRPNDKLKKIVQAIIDLSNKIVVLTKRSQEILIRDYDCQESKLRIIPHGTHMVLWDQKEKLKNEFNYSGKTVLSTFGLISDNKNIETVLYSLPEIIAKHPEVVYLVIGKTHPEVLKKEGEKYRNMLIETTKKLNIENNVFFINEFLELKQLLNYLISSDIYLFASKDPNQAVSGTFAYAMSCGCAIISTPIAHAIEDLNSGIGILLHEFDKPEEFHSAILELVENKEKRLEMGRNGYAFTHETTWENIALKCAFLFAEVTESKEKLRFTFPPIKLDHIKELTTDYGILQFSNFSQPDLSSGYTLDDNARALINMVMYYDRSSDPISLNMAKIYLNFIAEIQREDGRFDNYKDINRQLTKQNELVNLEDCNGRGLWSLGFLLSYQKKLPIDLVEQAQKVWNKAVMNIDEVTSPRAIAYTLKGLYYYYQANKEEKIKTAIAQLADKLLNHYHINSDDDWCWYEDYMTYANNVLPEAMLFSFLATGDLKYKKIALTTFDFLLSHYFMKGELSVISNRGWFVKGEKKSTYGEQPIEVATTIITLHLFYQVTGNVKYRNQLNLAFSWFLGNNHLNQIIYNSVNGASYDGLEDKNVNINQGAESTLCFFKAQLIMNEYKDYKKYRHLDTKSALQFEK from the coding sequence GGCTGAAAAAATCAACAACCGTGATGATATTGGAATGATTTGTATTGAGCATGAATTTGGTCTTTATGAAGGAGATTACGGAAATTACCTATTGTCCTTTTTATTGGCGATAAACAAACCAATTGCAACTGTTTTTCATACGGTATTGCCTAGGCCAAACGATAAATTAAAAAAAATAGTTCAGGCTATCATTGATTTGTCAAACAAAATCGTGGTACTGACCAAAAGATCCCAGGAGATTTTAATAAGAGATTATGATTGTCAGGAGTCGAAATTAAGGATAATTCCGCATGGCACTCATATGGTGCTTTGGGATCAAAAGGAAAAACTAAAAAATGAATTCAATTATTCCGGTAAAACAGTATTGTCAACATTTGGATTAATTAGTGATAATAAAAACATTGAAACCGTTTTGTATTCCCTGCCCGAGATTATAGCAAAACATCCCGAAGTTGTCTATTTGGTAATCGGGAAAACACATCCTGAAGTCTTGAAAAAAGAAGGAGAGAAATACCGTAATATGCTTATTGAGACGACCAAGAAACTGAATATTGAGAACAATGTTTTCTTTATCAATGAATTCCTGGAGTTAAAACAACTTCTTAACTATTTGATTTCATCAGACATTTATTTGTTTGCTTCCAAAGATCCAAATCAGGCTGTGAGCGGGACTTTTGCATATGCAATGAGCTGTGGTTGTGCTATTATTTCAACTCCGATAGCTCATGCTATTGAGGATTTGAACTCAGGTATCGGAATATTGCTACATGAATTTGACAAGCCCGAGGAATTTCATAGCGCCATATTGGAATTAGTTGAAAACAAAGAGAAACGATTGGAAATGGGACGCAATGGCTATGCTTTTACTCACGAAACAACTTGGGAGAATATCGCTTTAAAATGCGCATTCCTATTTGCTGAAGTGACAGAAAGCAAGGAGAAATTAAGATTCACTTTTCCACCTATAAAGTTGGATCACATCAAAGAATTGACAACAGATTATGGGATTCTTCAGTTCTCGAATTTTAGCCAACCCGATTTGTCATCAGGGTATACTTTGGATGATAATGCTCGTGCATTGATTAATATGGTAATGTATTATGATAGGAGCTCAGATCCTATTTCCTTGAATATGGCAAAAATCTATTTAAATTTTATTGCAGAAATACAGCGAGAAGACGGAAGATTTGATAATTACAAAGACATTAACCGTCAATTGACAAAACAGAACGAGTTGGTGAATCTTGAAGATTGCAATGGAAGAGGATTGTGGAGTTTGGGTTTTTTGTTGTCCTATCAAAAAAAACTCCCGATAGATTTAGTTGAACAAGCCCAAAAAGTATGGAACAAAGCCGTTATGAATATTGATGAGGTCACTTCGCCCAGGGCGATTGCTTATACACTCAAGGGACTTTATTATTACTACCAAGCTAATAAAGAGGAAAAAATTAAAACAGCTATAGCTCAACTTGCCGATAAATTATTGAATCATTATCACATCAATTCTGATGATGATTGGTGCTGGTATGAAGATTATATGACCTATGCCAATAATGTACTCCCTGAGGCGATGCTTTTTAGTTTTTTGGCGACAGGAGATTTGAAATACAAAAAAATAGCCTTGACTACGTTTGATTTTCTCTTGTCTCATTATTTTATGAAGGGAGAATTAAGCGTAATTTCAAATAGAGGATGGTTTGTTAAAGGTGAAAAAAAAAGCACTTACGGCGAACAGCCTATTGAAGTAGCGACAACAATTATTACCTTGCATTTGTTTTATCAGGTAACCGGAAATGTGAAATACAGAAACCAACTGAATCTAGCATTTTCATGGTTTTTGGGGAATAATCATCTGAATCAGATTATTTACAATTCAGTAAATGGAGCTTCCTATGACGGACTTGAAGATAAAAATGTGAATATCAATCAAGGTGCAGAATCGACGCTTTGTTTTTTTAAAGCACAGCTCATCATGAATGAATATAAAGATTATAAAAAGTACAGACACTTGGATACCAAGAGTGCTTTACAATTTGAAAAATAA
- a CDS encoding sugar O-acetyltransferase, translated as MTEKEKMLLGEVYFANDKQLTEERTKAKKLLHKLNVTEYFMNGRSRAILRELMPNSHKRLYIEPPFHCDYGYNIHSGENVYFNVNCVVLDTMKVTIGNNVFFAPGVHIYTATHPLNAIERRTVESSKPVSIGDDCWIGGNSVICPGVTIGAGSVIGAGSIVTKDIPENSLAVGNPAKVIRKLNED; from the coding sequence ATGACCGAAAAAGAAAAAATGCTTTTGGGCGAAGTTTATTTTGCCAATGATAAACAATTAACAGAAGAGCGTACCAAAGCCAAAAAGCTATTACATAAATTGAATGTTACCGAATATTTCATGAATGGGAGGTCACGTGCGATTCTTAGGGAGTTGATGCCGAATTCACATAAACGATTGTATATAGAACCACCGTTTCATTGTGATTATGGATACAATATACATTCGGGGGAGAATGTATATTTCAATGTCAATTGTGTGGTTTTGGACACAATGAAAGTGACAATTGGGAATAATGTTTTCTTTGCGCCGGGAGTACATATTTATACAGCAACCCATCCGCTCAATGCTATTGAAAGAAGAACTGTCGAAAGTTCCAAGCCCGTGTCGATTGGCGATGATTGTTGGATAGGAGGGAACTCCGTTATTTGTCCAGGAGTCACTATTGGAGCTGGGTCTGTAATTGGAGCTGGGTCTATAGTAACCAAAGATATTCCCGAAAATTCTTTAGCAGTGGGTAATCCTGCTAAAGTGATTCGGAAATTGAATGAGGATTAA
- a CDS encoding (4Fe-4S)-binding protein, which produces MDPKNIKKEYTNGEVTIVWQSGKCIHSGNCVRNNPDVFKPKEQPWITAENSTTEKIIETINKCPSGALSFYMNKKD; this is translated from the coding sequence ATGGATCCAAAAAACATCAAAAAAGAATATACCAACGGTGAAGTAACCATTGTATGGCAATCAGGGAAATGTATTCATTCCGGAAATTGCGTGCGCAATAATCCTGACGTTTTCAAACCGAAAGAACAACCATGGATTACAGCCGAAAATTCAACAACAGAAAAAATTATTGAAACAATCAATAAATGTCCATCAGGAGCATTGAGCTTTTATATGAATAAAAAAGATTAA
- a CDS encoding OsmC family protein: protein MEDLFENDILGHIGTQKYLCNITWRNGQFLMDEPENVGGKNLGMDPFSTLLASLAGCTLSTLRMYIDRKEWIIPEINISLNLYQETVVGELTTTIRRNITFSGEVTPEQKERLLIIADKCPISKLLKGTTIINTTL, encoded by the coding sequence ATGGAAGATCTTTTCGAAAATGACATACTTGGCCACATAGGTACTCAAAAATACTTATGTAACATCACTTGGAGAAACGGGCAATTTCTTATGGACGAACCCGAAAATGTTGGCGGTAAAAATTTAGGAATGGATCCATTTTCGACTTTGCTAGCTTCTTTGGCAGGCTGTACCCTTTCTACGCTAAGAATGTACATTGATAGAAAAGAATGGATAATCCCAGAAATAAATATTTCACTAAATTTATATCAAGAAACCGTAGTTGGCGAATTGACAACAACAATAAGAAGAAACATCACTTTTTCGGGAGAAGTTACTCCCGAGCAAAAAGAGCGATTACTAATCATTGCTGATAAATGTCCGATTTCAAAACTACTAAAAGGAACAACAATCATTAACACCACCCTTTAA
- a CDS encoding GNAT family N-acetyltransferase: MTETVNIEFNEKNGNFNITSEGRKVALMTFVFAGPDKIIIDHTEVSPVFNGKGLGKKLVEKAVEVAREKNWKIIPLCPFAKKTFDRNPQFNDVL; this comes from the coding sequence ATGACCGAAACAGTAAATATAGAATTCAACGAAAAAAACGGTAATTTCAACATTACATCCGAAGGTAGAAAAGTAGCGCTAATGACTTTTGTATTTGCCGGCCCAGATAAAATCATCATTGACCATACCGAAGTATCTCCCGTATTCAACGGAAAAGGGTTGGGTAAAAAATTAGTGGAGAAAGCAGTTGAAGTGGCAAGAGAAAAAAATTGGAAGATTATCCCCTTATGTCCTTTTGCCAAAAAAACTTTTGACAGAAACCCTCAATTTAACGACGTATTATAA
- a CDS encoding pirin family protein — protein MKNTVLHKADTRGHADHGWLNAYHSFSFASWYNPDRVQFGTLRVLNDDTIGAGMGFGTHPHDNMEIITIPLEGDLAHKDSMGNESTIKTGDIQVMSAGTGIQHSEFNPNADLRTKLFQIWLFPKTRNVTPRYQQITYDTTEQKNNFAQILSPNSDDAGVWIHQDAWFHLADFEAGFSKNYEIKKEGNGMYVFVISGTITVDGQELETRDGLGITDFKTLDIKATTDAKFLLMEIPMIY, from the coding sequence ATGAAAAATACAGTTTTACACAAAGCCGACACAAGAGGACACGCAGATCATGGATGGTTAAATGCTTATCACAGTTTTAGCTTCGCTAGTTGGTACAACCCAGATAGAGTTCAGTTTGGAACCTTACGCGTTTTAAACGACGATACTATTGGCGCCGGAATGGGTTTTGGTACACATCCACACGACAATATGGAAATCATTACTATTCCGTTGGAAGGGGATTTGGCTCACAAAGACAGTATGGGAAATGAATCTACCATAAAAACTGGCGATATACAAGTTATGAGTGCCGGTACTGGAATTCAACACAGTGAATTTAATCCAAATGCAGATTTACGCACCAAACTTTTTCAAATTTGGTTATTCCCAAAAACGAGAAATGTGACTCCACGCTACCAACAAATCACGTATGATACTACTGAACAAAAAAATAATTTTGCTCAAATATTATCTCCAAACTCTGATGATGCCGGAGTATGGATCCATCAAGATGCTTGGTTTCATTTAGCCGATTTTGAAGCTGGTTTTTCTAAAAACTACGAGATTAAAAAAGAAGGAAACGGTATGTACGTTTTTGTAATATCGGGAACAATAACTGTTGACGGTCAAGAATTGGAAACTCGTGACGGTTTAGGCATAACTGATTTTAAAACTTTGGATATCAAAGCAACAACTGACGCGAAATTTCTATTAATGGAAATTCCGATGATTTATTAA
- a CDS encoding Crp/Fnr family transcriptional regulator codes for MELILKNIAQHVSLTQQEQELFLSKTEIHHYKAKTILLNSGAICKHSYFVNSGILRSFNINDNIVEHVLTFACEGWWIGDMYSLLSQKPGNLFIEVLEDAEVVLLSKENQDILYREIPKLERFFRILTENSLVANQERLMDNLSLTAEERFEKFCKKYPTLIQKIAQKQIASYLGVTPEFFSKMKSKMLRK; via the coding sequence ATGGAATTAATACTCAAAAACATTGCTCAACACGTATCGCTTACTCAACAGGAGCAGGAGCTTTTCTTATCCAAAACAGAGATACACCATTACAAAGCCAAAACCATTTTATTGAATAGTGGCGCAATCTGCAAACATTCTTACTTTGTGAATTCGGGTATTTTACGCAGTTTCAACATTAATGATAATATTGTAGAACATGTATTGACTTTTGCTTGCGAAGGTTGGTGGATTGGCGATATGTACAGTTTGCTTTCGCAAAAGCCGGGCAACCTGTTCATAGAAGTTTTAGAAGATGCCGAAGTAGTTTTGTTATCTAAAGAAAACCAAGATATACTGTACAGGGAAATCCCAAAATTAGAACGTTTCTTCAGAATACTTACCGAAAATTCATTGGTCGCCAATCAAGAACGCTTAATGGATAATCTAAGCCTTACCGCTGAAGAGCGCTTTGAAAAATTCTGCAAAAAGTACCCTACACTCATTCAGAAAATTGCCCAAAAACAAATTGCTTCTTATTTAGGAGTTACTCCCGAGTTTTTTAGCAAAATGAAAAGCAAAATGCTTAGGAAATAA
- a CDS encoding DUF6370 family protein, with protein MKNLFTIVLLFIALISGAQEKKELLKSQIVEVSCGQCQFGLKGKGCDLAVRIDGKSYFVDGTKIDDHGDADAKDGFCKTIRKAEVAGTIVNNRFKVTSFTLLPEQK; from the coding sequence ATGAAAAATCTATTCACAATCGTATTATTGTTTATAGCGCTAATATCAGGTGCTCAAGAAAAAAAGGAGCTATTAAAATCCCAAATTGTAGAAGTTTCTTGTGGTCAATGCCAATTTGGTTTAAAAGGAAAAGGCTGTGATTTAGCCGTTCGCATCGACGGTAAATCTTATTTTGTGGATGGAACCAAAATTGACGACCACGGAGATGCAGACGCCAAAGACGGTTTTTGCAAAACCATCAGAAAAGCGGAGGTTGCAGGTACAATTGTCAATAATCGTTTCAAAGTAACTTCCTTTACTTTACTTCCAGAGCAAAAATAA
- a CDS encoding DUF983 domain-containing protein, whose protein sequence is MSHTLVHILNNDCPHCHEGKVFNEKNIFLNIGFPKMNQYCPHCHFKFEKEPGYFFGAMYVNYGLTVAQGIATYLIAQQFFTERFDLRIIAIIAIVILSMASFNIRLSRLLWIYMFKNYSI, encoded by the coding sequence ATGTCACACACACTTGTTCACATCCTAAATAATGACTGCCCACATTGTCATGAGGGAAAAGTATTCAACGAAAAAAATATTTTCTTAAATATTGGTTTTCCAAAAATGAATCAATATTGTCCTCATTGTCATTTTAAATTCGAAAAAGAGCCTGGCTATTTTTTTGGTGCCATGTATGTAAACTATGGATTAACCGTTGCGCAAGGAATTGCCACTTACCTAATTGCACAACAATTTTTTACAGAAAGATTCGATTTAAGAATCATTGCCATTATTGCCATAGTTATTCTGTCAATGGCTTCTTTCAATATTCGTCTTTCAAGATTGCTATGGATTTACATGTTTAAAAACTATTCCATCTAG